Proteins encoded by one window of Cheilinus undulatus linkage group 13, ASM1832078v1, whole genome shotgun sequence:
- the LOC121519810 gene encoding acyl-coenzyme A thioesterase 1-like produces MSSQVRLSLLPSSRCLFDEPVQVKVAGLKSREVVTMRAKTTDERGMVFSSSATYSADENGEIDLSKDPSLSGSYTGVEPMGLLWSMTPETLHKRFIKTNALNPHVVKFSVHEDEEGRMLAEETNERLLIGDGVSRIPVKEGDIRGVLFIPPGEGSFPAVLDLYTFGGGLSEKRAALLASRGFVVLTVALYGHDDMPRKITEVHLDYFEEAIAFLKKQDKVGSKGVGVISLSKSGDLALSAASYLPGVEATVWINGCSANTALPLYYKKSQILPALMFDVTKIIHLESGACNTKYATLDPLLEQNKATLVPIEKAKGRFLFVAAEDDLNWDSKMYMDMMVERLKLHGRDNFESVCYAGAGHYLEPPYGPYCPSSFHGLVGKPVLWGGEPKSHAAAEVHLWMKIQKFFKANL; encoded by the exons ATGTCCTCTCAGGTGAGACTGAGTCTGCTGCCGAGCTCCAGGTGTTTGTTTGATGAGCCTGTCCAGGTGAAGGTGGCTGGGCTGAAGTCCAGAGAGGTGGTCACCATGAGAGCCAAAACCACCGATGAGAGGGGGATGGTCTTCAGCTCATCAGCGACCTATAGCGCAGATGAAAATGGAGAGATTGACTTGAGCAAAGACCCCTCACTCAGCGGGAGCTACACTGGAGTCGAGCCAATGGGTCTGCTGTGGTCTATGACACCTGAGACTTTGCACAAAAGGTTCATAAAAACAAATGCACTAAACCCTCATGTGGTGAAGTTCTCTGTTcatgaggatgaggagggcAGGATGTTAGCAGAGGAGACCAATGAGAGACTGCTGATTGGAGATGGAGTCAGCAGGATCCCTGTGAAAGAGGGGGACATACGTGGAGTTCTTTTTATCCCCCCAG GTGAAGGCTCTTTCCCTGCTGTTTTGGATCTGTACACTTTTGGTGGAGGTCTGTCAGAGAAAAGAGCCGCTCTGCTCGCCAGTCGAGGATTTGTTGTCCTGACTGTAGCGCTGTATGGCCATGACGACATGCCAAGAAAAATCACTGAGGTCCATTTGGATTATTTTGAAGAAGCAATAgcgtttttaaaaaagcaggatAAG GTTGGCAGTAAAGGAGTGGGTGTGATATCACTTTCAAAAAGTGGAGATCTTGCACTTTCAGCTGCTTCTTACCTGCCAGGTGTTGAGGCCACGGTGTGGATCAATGGCTGCTCTGCCAACACAGCTCTGCCCCTCTACTACAAGAAGAGCCAGATTCTTCCTGCATTAATGTTCGATGTTACAAAGATCATTCACCTGGAGTCAGGAGCTTGTAACACCAAGTATGCTACTCTTGATCCCCTCCTAGAGCAGAACAAGGCCACCCTGGTCCCAATCGAAAAAGCTAAGGGACGCTTTCTCTTTGTGGCTGCAGAGGATGACCTGAACTGGGACAGTAAGATGTACATGGACATGATGGTGGAGAGACTGAAGCTTCATGGGAGGGATAATTTTGAGAGTGTGTGTTACGCTGGAGCAGGGCATTACCTGGAGCCGCCTTACGGGCCATACTGCCCCTCAAGTTTTCATGGGCTTGTGGGTAAACCAGTCCTGTGGGGGGGTGAGCCCAAGTCCCACGCAGCAGCTGAGGTCCACCTGTGGATGAAGATCCAGAAGTTTTTCAAAGCCAATCTGTGA
- the LOC121519809 gene encoding acyl-coenzyme A thioesterase 1-like has translation MSSQVRIRLLPSARCLFDDPIQVKVAGLKSRQVVTMRARSSDDKGVVFTSSATYRADGNGEIHLDRDPAISGSYTGVEPMGLLWSMRPETLHRRFIKVNSLNPHVVKFSVHEEEEEGRMLAEATNERLLIGDRVSRIPVKQGNIRGVLFIPPGEGCFPAVLDLYTSGGGLSEKRASLLANRGFVVLTIALYGHDDMPTNITEMHLDYFEEAIEFLRNHDKVGSDGVGVISLSKSGDLAASVASYLSGVKAIVWINGHSANTIFPLYYKKKQVLPPLMFDFHKIIPHESGACIIKYGVHDPRTEENKATQIPVEKAEGRFLFVSAEDDLNWDSKGYVDMMVERLKHHGKDNFECICYPGAGHYLEPPYGPYCPSSFHGVVRRTVLWGGEPRIHAAAEVHMWQKIQEFFRANLSCNAAEATAKL, from the exons ATGTCCTCTCAAGTCAGAATAAGGCTGCTGCCGAGTGCCAGATGTCTGTTTGATGATCCCATCCAGGTGAAGGTGGCCGGCCTGAAGTCCAGACAGGTGGTCACTATGAGAGCCAGATCGAGTGATGACAAGGGGGTGGTGTTCACTTCCTCTGCAACCTACAGGGCTGATGGAAATGGAGAGATCCATCTAGACAGAGATCCTGCCATCAGTGGGAGCTACACTGGAGTTGAACCCATGGGTCTGCTGTGGTCCATGAGGCCTGAGACTTTACACAGAAGGTTCATAAAAGTAAATTCACTGAATCCCCATGTGGTGAAGTTTTCTGTtcatgaggaggaagaggaaggcaGGATGCTGGCAGAGGCAACCAATGAGAGACTTCTGATAGGAGACAGAGTCAGCAGGATCCCTGTCAAACAGGGAAATATTCGCGGAGTCCTGTTTATTCCTCCAG GTGAAggttgttttcctgctgttttgGATCTGTACACTTCTGGTGGAGGTCTGTCGGAGAAAAGAGCTTCTCTTCTGGCAAACCGAGGATTTGTTGTCCTTACTATAGCGCTGTATGGCCACGATGACATGCCAACGAATATCACAGAGATGCATTTGGATTATTTCGAGGAAGCAATAGAGTTTTTAAGAAACCATGATAAG GTGGGCAGTGATGGTGTCGGTGTGATTTCCCTTTCAAAAAGTGGAGACCTTGCTGCTTCAGTGGCTTCTTACCTGTCAGGTGTGAAGGCTATTGTATGGATCAACGGCCACTCTGCAAACACAATATTCCCTCTGTACTATAAGAAGAAGCAGGTCCTGCCTCCattaatgtttgattttcacaAGATAATCCCCCACGAGTCAGGAGCCTGCATTATAAAGTATGGAGTTCATGATCCCCGCACAGAGGAGAACAAAGCCACCCAGATCCCTGTTGAAAAAGCAGAGGGGCGTTTTCTCTTTGTGTCTGCAGAGGACGACCTGAACTGGGACAGCAAGGGTTATGTGGACATGATGGTGGAGAGACTGAAGCATCATGGGAAGGACAACTTTGAGTGTATATGTTACCCTGGAGCAGGGCATTATCTGGAGCCGCCTTATGGGCCCTACTGTCCCTCCAGCTTTCATGGGGTTGTGCGAAGGACAGTCTTGTGGGGGGGTGAGCCCAGGATTCATGCGGCTGCTGAAGTTCATATGTGGCAGAAGATCCAGGAGTTTTTCAGAGCCAATCTGAGCTGCAATGCTGCAGAGGCAACAGCCAAGTTATAG